GGATTGAATAAGCCAAAATTAAGGTGTTCGTGAAAACTTAACGCGAAATGGTTTCTAACCATAGCTACTTCTTCAACCACATTCATCGCCATACCACCCGGAAGACAGGAAGAAACTTTATTTCATTAACGCCTGCACTTAATTCCCCCTTCCACGACTGTTGACCATTTGCGTTCTGTTCCGGGTCTACCATTTTCGTCCGACCAAGGACGCCGAAACGGGGTTTCGTTTGCCCATCTTACTGCAATACAGTGCAGTTGAGGCTTTTCCCCGGGCACGCCAATATTACTCCCTATTCACATGCCGGCGACTAGGCGAATGGTTCGCGAGGTGAAAGTGCGTCCCCTTCATCAGTGTCTTCTATTGGCGGTTGACGACGAAAAATAAAGGGGTCCTCACAAGGGGAACAGACGAAGTTAACCCGTTTGTTTGCTCAATCCCAGAACCGGGAACCgctacagcagcaacgtcaGCACTGACACCGTAATATGGCGAAGGCGGAAGCTGCATTACGAAGAATTTCCTCATTGTTTCACATGCCAGCATGGCGTTCGGAGGAAGGGCAACGTAACGGGTTACAAGGACGATGAAAAGTTCCGTATTCTGTCCCATTTTGTCGTCGTGTCAtttattgatcgatcgatccggtttGCCAATGAATTCAGGCGCTGGGTTAGGGAGAATAGAAAATGGTGGAATCGGTCGCATTGCTGGATTGCGCTCTTCCACCAAAGACGAAGGATGAGGAAGGATTTGATAAAAGTAAAGGTAACTCGAACTTTTAACTCTAACTAACAAGGCCGGCATAATCGTCCGTATTGTCCTAGAATAAAGGAGCATGGTACACGAGTGTTGATATGTTCGTCtctgttttaattaattatataATTACTTCATCGTATTGACCACTAGTGACTAGCGTATGAGGGTATGGTCGTTGTCGGGGTTGGATTGGGCCGGAGTAATCTAGCAGATCTAGTTTATTCAACAGAAAAAACCGAGATAAGGGAAAAACCACAGTtagttttaaatttaaaaactcTACATAGATGAACTCTCCAACCCGTACAGTATAAGCACAATTCGCCCCATTTCGCATCGTagtagatttcgtttttatcgttttcgctCCAGTCGaacagtcgagtcgagtcgagcagtttgttttggttcgcgGTTTTTTGAGGTTTGGTGTAAAAAGTTGTACAAATCCGCGAAATTCTGAAcattttttaaccatttcctGCGCGCCTGGTACGATTCTACCCTTTCCTCGTACTTTAAGTTACCAGCAAAATGGAGAAGCCACAGAAAATGCCCAAGGTGGCAAAAGTAAGTCCTCGCAGAACTGCATTTAGACGAATTTTTACTAACCGATGATGTGACGCGTTTCCAGGTGAAAAACAAAGCACCGGCCGAGGTGCAAATCACGGCGGAACAGCTGCTGCGAGAGGCGAAGGAGCGTGATCTGGAAattctgccaccaccaccgaagcaaAAAATCTCCGATGCCGCCGAACTGGCCGATTACCAGCAGCGAAAGCGCAAAACCTTCGAAGACAATCTCCGCAAAAACCGGATGGTCGTGAGCAACTGGATCAAGTACGCCCAGTGGGAAGAATCGCAGAAAGAGATCCAGCGGGCCCGGTCGATCtgggagcgagcgatcgaCAATGAGCACCGGAACATAACGATCTGGCTGAAGTATGCCGAGATGGAGATGAAGCACCGGCAGGTGAATCACGCTCGCAATCTGTGGGACCGGGCCGTCACGATCATGCCGCGCGTCAACCAGTTCTGGTACAAGTACACCTACATGGAGGAGATGCTCGAGAACGTGGCCGGAGCCCGACAAGTGTTCGAGCGCTGGATGGAGTGGCAACCGGAGGAGCAAGCCTGGCAAACGTACATCAACTTCGAGCTGCGCTACAAAGAGATTGACCGGGCGCGGGCCATCTACGAGCGGTTCGTGATGGTCCATCCCGAGATCAAGAACTGGATCAAGTACGCCCGGTTCGAGGAAGCGCACGGGTTTGTGAACGGTTCGCGCACTGTGTACGAACGGGCGGTCGAGTTCTTCGGCGATGATCATGCCGACGAACGTCTGTTCATTGCCTTCGCACGATTCGAGGAGGGCCAGAAGGAGCACGATCGGGTGCGAGTCATTTACAAGTATGCGCTCGACCATCTGCCAAAGGATCGCACGACGGAGCTGTACAAAGCGTACACGATCCACGAGAAGAAGTACGGCGATCGGTCCGGTATCGAGGATGTGATCGTCTCGAAGCGCAAGTTCCAGTACGAGCAGGAGGTGAACGAGAACCCGACCAACTACGACGCTTGGTTCGACTATTTGCGCCTGGTCGAGAACGAAAGCGAACCCGACGTGATCCGCGAAACGTACGAACGTGCGATCGCCAATGTACCGCCAGCGAAGGACAAGAACTTGTGGCGCCGCTACATCTACCTCTGGATCAACTACGCACTGTACGAGGAGCTCGAGACGGAGGATCTCGAGCGTACCCGGCAAATCTATCGCACCTGTCTCGAGCTCATCCCGCACAAGCAATTCACTTTCAGCAAGATCTGGCTGCTCTACGCCCAGTTCGAGATCCGGTGCAAAAATCTACAGACGGCGCGTAAAACGCTCGGAATGGCGATTGGGCGGTGCCCGCGTGACAAGCTGTTCCGTGGATACATCGATCTCGAGATACAGTTGCGTGAGTTCGATCGATGTCGCATTCTGTACGAGAAGTTCCTCGAGTTTGGACCGGAAAACTGT
The sequence above is a segment of the Anopheles darlingi chromosome 2, idAnoDarlMG_H_01, whole genome shotgun sequence genome. Coding sequences within it:
- the LOC125948161 gene encoding protein crooked neck; this translates as MEKPQKMPKVAKVKNKAPAEVQITAEQLLREAKERDLEILPPPPKQKISDAAELADYQQRKRKTFEDNLRKNRMVVSNWIKYAQWEESQKEIQRARSIWERAIDNEHRNITIWLKYAEMEMKHRQVNHARNLWDRAVTIMPRVNQFWYKYTYMEEMLENVAGARQVFERWMEWQPEEQAWQTYINFELRYKEIDRARAIYERFVMVHPEIKNWIKYARFEEAHGFVNGSRTVYERAVEFFGDDHADERLFIAFARFEEGQKEHDRVRVIYKYALDHLPKDRTTELYKAYTIHEKKYGDRSGIEDVIVSKRKFQYEQEVNENPTNYDAWFDYLRLVENESEPDVIRETYERAIANVPPAKDKNLWRRYIYLWINYALYEELETEDLERTRQIYRTCLELIPHKQFTFSKIWLLYAQFEIRCKNLQTARKTLGMAIGRCPRDKLFRGYIDLEIQLREFDRCRILYEKFLEFGPENCTTWMKFAELESLLGDIDRARAIYELAIQQPRLDMPELLWKSYIDFEVQQGEFQLARQLYERLLERTMHVKVWISYAKFEMSAENEEEGLNVPLARRVYERANDCLKGLAEKESRVLVLEAWRDFEREHGDKQSMQKVLERMPRKAKKRQKIVSETGIEEGWEEVFDFIFPEDEMARPNLKLLAAAKNWKRKQDTTTETSTAATNQDDQGDTTEPAPEENNDE